Part of the Centroberyx gerrardi isolate f3 chromosome 11, fCenGer3.hap1.cur.20231027, whole genome shotgun sequence genome is shown below.
GGACAAACAGGAGAAGTCGAAGCCAGTATTTAGTTGCAGGTTTGGTCCACATCTGTCAATACGAGTCTGCTCCACTAGCTGTACTCTCTCCCTACGTTCCCAGCAGTGCGGCCAGCGGTCAATTGCGCTTGCGCGGAACTACAACTGTATTTCCGTTAACAGACACAAGGCAATGTCAAAGCAGCGGCATAATAAATAGTGGATTTTGGAAGATGGAAAATGGAAGAAGCAGAGTCCGAACAAACTGAAATATAGCTGagcaatgatgaaaaaaaaacaaacccgtcAAAACGTTCCACCAGAGCAAATGAATTAATAAGCATGATGTGGACAAGCTAGGAAACATGGTTGTGCATAACCTCTGCTCCAATGTAATCTCTGTTGTTTTTCGGGTGGAGAAATAGACTTCTGAAGCTGAATGAGATTGTTGGCAACGAGGAGACCGCCAGCAGATTGGaggttaagaaaaaaaaatccaaaattttCTTAAACTCTTAAAATTGTCATAATTGATGCACATAGTAACTAATTGCTCctccttttattattattattaataataataataatgttaataaatTGTATTTGTAAGCGCTTTACATAGTACTCAAAGACACTACAACAGCtaggggaaaataaaataaatatataaaatatataaaaacattgATATAAAAGTGATGATAATAAATTAAGATGATAAAATCATGACAAGAGTGTGCATTGCAGTTCTGTAGAGGCAGTGGGAGTCAGATATTGTAGGCTTTTTTGAAAAGGTGGTTTTGTGTTTAGGGAGGGAGTTCCATAGGGTCGGGGCAGCGATGGCAAAGGTTCTGTCCCCCAAGCTGCGGTGCTTGGTCCTGGTGATGGGGGTCAGGAGGTTGGCAtcagctgatctgaggtcaggtGGCGGGTGGGGATGTGGCGATGGAGAAGGTTTGTCAGGTATGAGGGGGCGAGATTATTGAGAGCTTTGTATGTGATGAGGAGGATCTTGAAGTGGATTCGGTGCTGTATTGGGAGCCAGTGAGGGTGTTGAAGGATGGGTGTTGTGTTCTCTGGAGCGGGAGTGGGTGAGCAACCGGGCAGCTGAGTTCTGAACGTATTGTAGATTGTAGTAATATCATTCTTGCAGTAAGTAGCCTACAGTGTTTGAAAAGACCAAACAGTTTAAAACATGGTTCCCAATGGTCATGGACTTCCTTGAATATCATCAGTATaccagggaaagtcagggaatttgttGTCGGAAGTCAGGTTTTTACTTGTTTAACAGATTCATTatattagatggttttcagtcCAACTGGAATGGAAACGAGACTGgaaaaataacattaacaaaccaggaaggaagaacatttttaggtcatggaagcactCCGATTTAGTTATGGAAAGCCACAAACAAactaaatgaaaatgtatgagCTTATCCTGTATGAAAGAGGCTGTCTTGAAGCTGAATGCTTCAAATGGCAGGTGAGACTTATAGAGGATTCTGCATTTTATACCTGAAGGCACACTTTTGATACATTATTCTATCTGAAATTCAGCCAGCAAATTTTCAATTTGCAGAGGTATTGACGTAgtgccagaggtgtgaccaagtcaactttgctcaagttccaagtcagtctcaagtcttgaggcacaagtctcaagtcaagtcctaagtctaaatgtagattaccaagtcaagtcagaacaaatcaagagtctaatatcttaaagaaaactaaatatctaggacttttcaatgcaatatggttttaataggattattaaaattaaacttggtaagagcatcatgagtttgatttctataatcagtttcaacttcagtaaattcaatcattccatacaaattcagaaaacagaatttaaattcagtcgtctgctggaacaaatctcatcactttcaatctaagtcatttacacaaacacaagatctcaagtcaagactttagaaaccttttcaagtcaaagtcgagtcccaagtcactagaacccaagtcaagtcaagtctcaagtcttctctttatgcatcaagtcaagtctcaagcaattaaaattgtgacttgagtctgactcgagtccaagtcatgtgacttgagtccccacctctcaAAATCAAGATGTTTGCCCTGGAAAAGCACTGTAAATAGTGTGGATTGTTTGGTTCAGTCCAGTAAGCCTACGTTCTCACCTTTGTGCTCAATTTCAAATTTCTGGTCATATCTGATTTGTTTGGAATACTGTTCATATACAGTGTAAACATAGCTTTGGGAATTTGTTGCTGATGGGAAGTATATTATACTGCTGGTCcagatttaataataataactttatttgtatagcacttttctaaaaacaacgtttacaaaatgctttacatacagtaaaacccaaagagacagtgatATAAATGTAccacaaataaagaaataaaattgagttgaataataaaaatgaataaaaaaaataataaaaaggaatAAAGGGTAATACAGGAGATAAACATATACAGCTAGAgaacaaacagagatacaacTAAAAAGAGACACGCAATATATGTAGTAAAAGCAAGATAAAGTTATTGTAAGGAGGAACATGGAGATGTATTCATTCAGatcatttggtaaaaaaaaaaaaatctttgtggTTACCACTAGATTTACCCATCAATACATAATCAGCATTTATCTCAAAAGATAATATGCtggtttgttttccttcatCACCAATATTTTTGCATGTCTTTACTAAGGTTCGACCAATATAgtgccaatactgatattgatTTGTTAAGACTGAAGTCGTTGATAGCGATCATTGTACctatattcagtatctttaaatttgaccactttCAAGCCTAAAAATGACAGTtagtcagtgtttcctctagagtgttattcttgtcagggtggaaaagcctctgaaacagcatgtagaccattgtgggacactaaaactctccactgaaacccagactaatgaaattcttttggGTTTTAGTCATGGATCAGCTTAATCTCTGGTCGGCCTACTACTTCACAGTCTAATAACTCAATATTAAGAACTTGGACATGCATTAAGAACAGTGGGTCGAGCGAAAGTTGCTGTGGGTAAACTGCCAGTATAGGTGAGGAATAAAACTGAATAGCACtggttatttaaaaaaaaacccagaattGTTTATTTcggagccacaaatctttctagcgctGGCTTTCGCTTgctacaatgtaaacaacaatataaaaatgtcattacaaagtgcaaataataatgtaatgtcattttgatgacgagcttgtgaaattgtgatgatcaagccgtctcatttgtgattactacagcagaataaaatgcagctaatatcacgattcgtttttctgctccacgatacgtattgtcacatttttgtattgcaatgtattgaatttcaatatattgtcccatccctaataccAAGCTAAGAGACGAGCAGATCACGATGAGATGCTGGAGATAGTCCAAAAGGGCTAATTGGGAATGTGTGGGCTAATTgggaaatgtgaaaaatgctATTAGGCGCTGAATACTCAGCAGTCCACCAATTCTGCATTTGGATTCAattaacagtgaaaatgtaaggtatgttttgttttggttatgataaacaaaatgaaaaacaaaaaacaaaccacatGCTTTGTCAGTGAAAAGCACGCTGTGTCATCGCCAACATTGACGAGACTTACAAGGTAACCAACTATTCTCCGTTACCTAATAATTAAATTATCTTTGGTTCTTCAAGTGGCCttctatggatcggtctcctaGAAATACAACTTGTAACTTTTGATACAGTAAGTGCCCTATACAGGGCTAACAATGGttatggaattcctggaatatcattcattttgagtggtgtattccagacagccgaaagtcagggaatttttTAAAGTCTccggggaagtcagggaatatttttgcaaacaggtcactttacaggaatctAGCAGAATGTATTTCCCAAACTttcttcacacattcattgtatTAGACGGTTTTCAgtccaactggagtggaaaccagactgagctaacaagaaaaggaaaacagttttaggtcatggaaTCGCTCCAATTTAGTTAtgcagggatgtgatttttcgGGATTAATACAGAATTCTGTATTTTCGGGCCTGATATCATGACAAGATAATGTGCACATCcaagaagggggggtgggggggttcatCAGGGTTGGTAGCTAAAGCAACGTCAAGGTCATGTCGTTGGTGAACcacaatgaccataattcattgcacgTATGATGCATAATGATTCCATAAATGCAAGATACATACATCATTAATAGCGTAGTGTTTTAGGgtgcatttttcctttaagtgcaCTTAATGTTGAGCTGTTTTGGGATAGCGCTCTTGGCTTTGAACCAACCGTACAAATCCCCAGGCAGTTATTTACTCTCCAAAAAGATTTCCAACCCGGCAGAAAAGAGTTTCCATTTCTGCTGtgtttgctgctgctgatgctgcttttGACTCTTTCAGAGCAATTTACCTCTCTGGAAAGACCATCAGTATGCTAGGGCTTTAAACAGCAAAGACATTTACACCACGGTAATAGAGTAATATTGTGGCTTGTGGTGGTACTGCCAGTCAAAGAATAATCTGTTAAAAAGCAATATATAAGCACCCTCATATAGTGTAAAGAAAGATATTGCTGTTGGATATGGAGGTGGGTCACGGTGCAAGTTTATAAGGTGATTCAGAGCAAAAACATAGATCTTACTGGACAATGATAATCAGGACCCGGCCTCATGATTCATAAATTTCTATTTCTGAAACAAAGGAAAATCAATTTCCTATGACATTAGCTAATTTGGGGATTTGTATAGTGGGCTCAAAGCCATTACTGTGTTAAAAATATACAGTAcccatggtactgtaaggcactttggatcaAAGTGTCCACCAAGTTGTATTTACATGTGTGTATCATTAGTACAGTCAGATTTTGGAACTCCaacaccttgctgcataaatttacatattaatgaggaaaaacctGATTTTCTAGTAGTTTTGAAACTACTATGCTCCTTAAGGGTTTAAGATATAgaattcatattaataccagtcatgtgttatgtgaagacaagtgtGTGGACGTAGAAATATTtactaattaatgcattaattagcttagcATAATTGGTTATGTTTATCTCAAGTGCCTCTTCCTTCATcatgcaatgacaggtttctttgtgctccatgtccactcttagattaatacaggaTAGTAGTGCaatatgcatcctatctgctttactaagcAACACAACAGGGTTTAATAGTACAGGAGGCATCAACTGGACTTCATCTCCCTTAACAATTCATTTCCTAGTGTCCTTTTTCTTACCCTGTCCATTTATAGTTTGGGAATTTTCATTCActatgttcagtcagaaatggGCTGGTTTTGACAGctgtgtttctttattttggttgttaaattgttctttaatttaatttaatttaattccaaTTTCctattaaaaagtcttaaaggtGTTAAATTAGCTAATATCTTCGCCTCTTGTGTCTGTCAGGAGATCAGGAGGCATAAACTGGCTGCAGATGGCACGTCTGCTGGCTCCACTCTGCAGCAAGACAGCGCCCCCTAATGCCAGCTAACGAATTAATTCCATTAGTAACATGACTTGTTAACTACTGTAGAACCCAGTATCTCCAAAAACTGCTACACTAGCAGCACAGTCAAGTCTGGATCTACTTAGAAGGATGCAAACCATTATCAGTGGCAAAAAAACAATGGCAAATACGAGCTGTTTTGCCACTATCTGGGGTTGGGTTGGGGTTGAAAATGGCACCAAgtggaaagaaaaataagatggatgttgttgtttttttactctaGAATTAAAGGTAGACATGTAAATATCATGCTTAAGGTTAAACTACACATACAGCTGTCATCTTGTCTCCCGATTAACAACTAAGTAATGCTATtgggcagaggtggggactcgagtcactggactcgagtcagactcgagtcacagtttgaattgcttgagacttgacttgatgcatgaagagaaaacttgagacttgacttgacttgggttctggtgacttgggacttgactttgacttgtactttgatgacttgaaaaggtttctaaagtcttgacttgagatcttgtgtttgtgtaaatgacttatattgaaagtgatgagatttgttccagcagacgactgaatttaaattgtttttctgaatttgtatggaatgattgaatatattgaagtggaaactgattatagaaatcaaactcatgatgctcttaccaagtttttatcctattaaaactaAAAACAACTGCCTTGAATTGGTGttttacatttagacttgagacttgacattaatgacatggatttgacttggacttgacttggtgttctacattaagacttgagactgacttgggacttgagcaaagttgacttggtcacacctctgctattGGGTAAAATTAACAGATGGAATGTACCCAGCTTAGTGTAAACGTGTCATGCTTAATTAAAAACTCCAAGCCAATAATGAATCCCCTTATAGGCCTGATCAAATGCAACACTTACacttacatttctttttttaattaaatattcaattttgaGAGCTTTTTCAGCATTTGTTAAGTGAGGAACATTGTATTTCTATTTTGTCATGAGAAAAAATAGCttaaaaaatatgtattaatcAGGATAAGTGTGTTCCATATTTTACATGAGTAAAATTTGGATCTGGTCAGTAGATCAGAATTTTCCATTTTGACCTGCAAAGCATTTACACCAGAACAaacatatataaaaataaataataaaaaaaaaaacactcttaaaaagtatgtttttattaAGTAGAGCTTATTACAAGCATCTACAGTACATTTTAGAATGCATGTGAATGTTTTATAGTTTTgtaccactagatggcagcatcAAAGTTCACAGGCAAAATCCAGGCTCCAAGGCTCTATGTGCATGTTTTGCCCACAGTTGTCCAGATAATCTTTGGCACATCATATATAGCAGGTATTTAAACGACTAGTACTTTCAGTTTTGCACAAGCAGTGTTTAATAAACTCTTTCCACTCATATCCTCTGGTGCGGTCAATGGTGTCCACATCAGGCAGCGGCTCCATCAGCGTTCACATAATCTGGCTCATCTGTCAGAGACGGGTGGATGTTTAGTTGCTAgttgtgtgtgcactgtgcTGTATTTCCATAGTAAAAGTATTTGTATCTCTTGCTGAGCTCCTTCAAATGTATTTAACGAGAGCCAACATGATTAACAGATATTTCAAAGGAAAACTTAAGTCTGCTGCATTGTATAGAGATAGGCTCCCACATCTAATTTCCCAAAATGTAGGTCTTAATCTTTCAACTATTTATTGTTTAGCCATTACTAGTCCTATAAGAGGTGTGGAAAGTAATATACAACTACTTCAACAATTTTGGAAAGCAAGAGTAGTACTGGCTGGGTGTAAAAAACAATGAGGAGCTATagacaagggtggaagtaacaaattacatttactcttgttgctctaattgagtagcttttttgtgtacttactacttactactttttttttgagGTCAGTAATTTTACTAATACTTAAGTAGgctatgttttgactgaagtattcTACTTccctacattttaaatcacattcattaCAGAGTAGCCTACACATTTTGTCGTCTCTCtataagcattgcatcagaaactgcaCAGTTGAAAATTACATGTATCAAGCCAATGTATCAAACTTGTACAAGCATGTGGAGGAAATGTGAACTATCTGTAACATTCACTGCTCAAATTGATCAATCTAGCAGTTAGCATTCttccagctacagtattattggtttgttttagcctggTTGTCGCTAGCTAGTTTCCTACCTTGTTAGCTTGTTGGATAGTAgcaaaagaaaatcaataataatgtgaataggcccttttcacaaacatggctgccgtaggCCTACTTCCGCAGGGTAAAGCTCAGTTCTCACCATTaccagcaatgttaagaagccaactttctgtcacccataacataacatatacacctgtataacacaatacaggtgttgccactgacatatctttccgtttctgttgtcagacgactgcgcaagtaactgtgatcgagggCCACAacatgctaactggctaaccaaggctaacggtactttctgtactgttagcattttgtgaccctcgatcaaatcactgttgcgcagtcgtctgactacagaaacagaaagatatgtcagtgaaaacacctgtattgtgttatgcattatgttgaaacacaaataggtgatcacagacagagttatgggcgacagaaagttcGCTTTTCTATGCCCTGCTTAAGTATGGCAGctatgtttgtgaaaagggcctataggCATTTTCGTTCTTTCGAGAAGCTCAGTGTAGTCTTTAAAAATGTGTGCAATATCACATATTAAACTCTCTGTCCTTTTTACTTTGCTTGGTAAagaccatatatatatatatatatatatatatatatatataccgtatttcctctaatagtggcctgtagtcaattaaaagccgggtctccgataatgtgGTCgtgtggtcgacacgaacaaataaagcccggcctcaaatacaggccgggggaaaaaactaggtcaaaacctagtacatggctggaccgtgtctgtctcctctctccgccgctgcctctccaccacgcccacggcccgcattgatcctcccgatccaagccccggacccccgccgaaatctcggcaggatcaccgggaacacatcggtgcccaggttcagttagcttcagttagcttcagcttacatgcaaacaacggtggatactggtaaacccctggtgcctgtttgtaactgtagtttgtagtaacgtacaagtgccacaagacggctcggccggtggaagtctctggagcatgccgtcgtcgattaccgtaattatcgtaatgcattgcagtaacaaaaaaacgtctacctaacgtaccccaacagaagcagatcagaaaacaaggaggcttcgtactaaaataggagcaaatatacttatcaaacagagggaattagaaataaaggcctgtctctaatataagcctgcttccaataaaggcctggtaccctctgcagttgaggtaaataagggcccgggccaatattagaggaaatacggtatgtatatgtatatttctaCTAGATAGATTTTTACTCTAAAATTCTCTAAAATACTCataatttcagcaaagtaacagtacttatGCTTGACTTGGATATTTTGGCACTCTTCCCATCCCTGGCTATAGAGTGATtgacattttgtaaaaaaaaaaaaaaaaaaagtcttattttgttgcatactgtattacatcattttgttctgtgattgattgttgatcagttagatctaggtaggctcattctctgtaaagtcctttgagacctgctttgatgaagggctatatgaataaacttgacttgaaacaCCTTTCAAGTATTGAACACAACTAGTTGGTAAGATTAATGCTATTTATGGCACTTACCATCTTCTTCCTGCTTCACCACTTGGTCCAGGAATTCGGAGTtctcataatcatcatcatctattTGGTGACACAGCGGTTTGAATAAATCGAGCTGTTATTCTGTCCACAATTTTTATCAGCATGGCAGAAGTGATGTGAAATATAACCAtaactgaattggaattgataCAACAAATGATAATACAAATTCTCTAAAATTGAACATACCATTATTGATTGATAAGGATGTAATAAAGTTCTCATAGACACTTGGATTAGGATCAGCatctagaaaaaaataacatgatTCTTACAATGCATGTAAAAAACAGTATATTTGCAAATAGCACAGCTATCAAATCCAAATTGTGTGTGGGAAGATTGCTGATCGACATATTTTCACTtctttctgctgttttatttgactTCATTTCACAGAGGGTAAGAAacagaataagaataatagtAAAATTACTCACCATTTTTCTCTGCTTCAATCTCTACAATATTTTCATACACTGAGATTGGGAGAGGAGCTCTGCAAAACAATACAGACATGGCATGCATCACAGTCTTTGGAAACTAACATGGATTAGGGATCATTGTACAATATGTAGATAGATATACACTCTGTGGCCACATTATTAGGTACATCTGGCTAATACCAGGTGCCTCCAGAACTGCCTGAATCCTTCAAGGCCTGGATTCAACAAGATGTTGGAAACATTGCACGGGGATCTTAGTTCACACTGACTCCATAGCGTCACTCAGTTCCTGCACATTTTTCAGCAGCATATTCATGCTGCAAACATCCTGCGCCACGTCATCCCAAAGGTCTCTACTGGGTTCAGATCTGGACTACACTTAAGTTACTATCATGTTCCTGGAACCATCTTTAGACTGCTGGAAGTTTCCATTTGAAAAAGGCTAGACTGTAGCCATGAAGGTACAGTATGCAGCTGGTCACAACAATGTTTAAGGGGCCTCTTGTGagccaagaaaacattcccaCACCAGTACACCACCACCAGCTTGTGCTGttgacaccaggcaggatggatccatggattcatgTTGTCAACGTGTTGACATGTCACAtcagaaaccaggattcatATTAACCCGTTAGCATGTCACAtcagaaaccaggattcatgTTAACCCGTTAGCATGTCACAtcagaaaccaggattcatATTAACCCGTTAGCATGTCACAtcagaaaccaggattcatgTTAACCCGTTAGCATGTCACAtcagaaaccaggattcatgacatcagaaaccaggattcatgTTAACCCGTTAGCATGTCACAtcagaaaccaggattcatgTTAACCCGTTAGCATGTCACAtcagaaaccaggattcatgTTGTTAACCCGTTAGCATGTCACAtcagaaaccaggattcatgTTAACCCATTAGCATGTCACAtcagaaaccaggattcatgacatcagaaaccaggattcatgTTAACCCGTTAGCATGTCACAtcagaaaccaggattcatgacatcagaaaccaggattcatgTTGTTAACCCGTTAGCATGGCACAtcagaaaccaggattcatgTTAACCCGTTAGCATGTCACAtcagaaaccaggattcatgTTAACCCGTTAGCATGTCACAtcagaaaccaggattcatgTTGTTAACCCGTTAGCATGTCACAtcagaaaccaggattcatgTTGTTAACCCGTTAGCATGGCACAtcagaaaccaggattcatgttaacctgttagcatgtcacatcagaaaccaggattcatgTTGTTAACCCGTTAGCATGGCACAtcagaaaccaggattcatgTTAACCCGTTAGCATGTCACATCAGAAGCCAGGATTCATGACAtcagaaaccaggattcatgTTGTTAACCGAacctgtcctcccccaaaaaacgaccccataggccgtttgtacaagcagcttattacgacctatagttacgttttaaagttaagcgacctctagcggtcgtgtaaataacgacaatgtgctacgttggtctgcgttcacgtcacgtgactgtcaagcTTCCCTCTCAAGATTGAAAtaacacggtggaaagtaagggtgttgtggttggGATGgcggatgggcgtatacgttttGTAAGCCATGTAACGCTGAAGGATTGAACTGTTTGTGTAAACAGAGAGGTATACCTAATAAAGTGACCACCAAGTGTACATTAACGTATtctgtgatatatatatatatatatatatatatatatatatatatatatatgtatatatataatttatgaAAATGTGGTTATCACAGGATCTGAAACACTTACACGTATGTTGGTTCAAAACTCTCCATTTGAGCTGCATCAACACAATTGGTCACAGTTTACATCAAGGGCATTTCTAGTAATAATGTAGTAATTATATAATgataaatatttgaaataattttctgtattcatttaattaattttctgtATTACTTACcatctgtgacattttgataCTTCGGTTGCTCCTCATTCACAGCTGTAATAATTATAGCAATGTTAAAATTAAACCTTTTTTCCATGGGTCTAAGCAGGCTACCTCAGATTTATCTAGAATAAGAGACACTACCAATGTGTCCAAATCTCTGGCATTATAATGAGCTtccatgttttgtgtttaaacttaaaagctttaaaaaacatgaaaaagcttACCTTGTGCAATTTGTGCAGGCTCCACTGGAGCTTCACTGGAAAATGTAGGGTTAGTTTACTGTAGACTGCAAATTCAATGCTTTGACTTCACTTTAGGTTAACCTAAACTGAACTTCCAAGTTCCCCAATAAAAATTATTTATTCTACATACTGAAGTTGTGTATGACCCCCATAGAGAAAGAGTCCCTCAATAACATGTTGTTATAATTCAGGTTAGGCTAGGTTAGTTacaattagggttagactgatatattagTGTGCTGATATATGGGGTCGACATTGTCATTTAATtcaaaatgggatctggtccagtctgatatcatgatatgatgcagtttgactgattacatatttatagtagaattgatcaatactatactggttgtctatggaaagcccttaacctgaattgattctaatgagacattttcatcagattccacacaaatatgcataaatatttattttcttctgacttgaatggagagttttagtgtcccatggtctaaatgctgtttcagaggcttttcctccctgacaagaatacaattctggagcaACACTAAAtacttttttggcatgaaaatggtcaaatttaaaggtgt
Proteins encoded:
- the LOC139920075 gene encoding uncharacterized protein LOC139920075, which codes for MIGNSSLLGAVLTLVSVASLSMLSLLCLWCKRKTKIIHEENQIYDPQTFQRGGSRFAVMRSKTVTRPNQIPPTTIEAPVEPAQIAQAVNEEQPKYQNVTDAQMESFEPTYVAPLPISVYENIVEIEAEKNDADPNPSVYENFITSLSINNDDDDYENSEFLDQVVKQEEDDEPDYVNADGAAA